A single genomic interval of Vibrio maritimus harbors:
- the tssH gene encoding type VI secretion system ATPase TssH, giving the protein MSQIKLGNLVSKLDMPLKAALEEAAGAAMTQTVAAIEIEHWLVQLLTTDESHLKSFLAKQNIDPSALLSELTERINRLKPGANGQPTISRALSEVMETAWMLASVNYGHQEVTSLHLLLALNQADSFGMKTLSLPSLENVSTEALGAQIASLKIATKSSSSASTGSAPQAATAGGALDKYTVNLTEQARNGELDPVLGRNSEVRMAIDILCRKRQNNPILVGEPGVGKTAVVEGLAHSIVAGEVPPAIQGVEIHTLDLGLLQAGASIKGEFENRLKDVINEVKSSETPIIVFIDEAHTLIGAGGAAGQNDAANLLKPALARGEFRSIAATTWAEYKKYFEKDPALTRRFQVISVEEPNAEDAKQILRGVGEALRNHHGVFILEDAIEAAVSLSIRYLPSRQLPDKAISLLDTACARIALTQGAKPESIESLEQNIRYLESELNALEAEGTVFIEKAGDHQLLKDRIENSKSDLEALNVQWEKERELVSEIISLCEKIETDRTEDTVDSISQQSLNQALTSLREIQGESPLVFPVVDEQVIATVIENWTGIPAGNMVKEEVAQLLSLEDALHERVIGQDVAISELVKSIQISRAGLTDSRKPVGVFLMCGPSGVGKTETAMALADEVFGGGDNLTIINMTEFKEEHKISMLLGSPAGYVGFGEGGVLTEAIRRNPYSVLLLDEMEKAHPGVHDLFYQIFDKGHIKDSEGRTVDFKNTIIIMTSNAADQAIVDICEDNEERLANEDLLEQIRPALQHYFKPAFLGRTTIVPYYPLNRDELSQIAAISLNRIANKLKEKYKAEFKWDDTFIDFVVSRNTDPTTGGRAVEQIINRSLMPKLAVDCIHRLSEGLGVNQVSVTTDAVTGELVIDIT; this is encoded by the coding sequence ATGTCTCAAATAAAACTAGGGAACCTTGTTTCTAAGCTCGATATGCCCCTCAAGGCCGCGCTAGAGGAGGCTGCAGGTGCAGCAATGACTCAAACAGTCGCTGCCATCGAGATAGAGCACTGGCTGGTGCAGTTGCTAACAACAGATGAAAGTCATTTGAAAAGCTTTCTCGCCAAACAAAACATCGACCCAAGTGCTTTGTTGAGTGAGCTAACAGAGCGTATTAATCGCTTAAAACCGGGTGCAAATGGCCAGCCAACGATTAGCAGAGCATTGAGTGAGGTAATGGAAACCGCATGGATGCTGGCGTCAGTAAACTATGGGCATCAGGAAGTGACAAGCTTGCACTTACTCTTGGCGTTGAACCAAGCAGATAGTTTTGGCATGAAAACATTGTCACTCCCTTCTCTGGAAAATGTGTCAACAGAAGCGCTTGGTGCGCAAATCGCTTCTTTGAAGATAGCGACGAAGTCTAGTTCTTCAGCATCAACAGGTAGTGCTCCTCAGGCAGCAACTGCTGGTGGTGCTCTTGATAAATATACAGTTAACCTAACAGAGCAAGCTCGGAATGGAGAGCTAGATCCTGTGCTAGGACGAAACAGTGAAGTCAGGATGGCTATCGACATTCTATGTCGTAAGCGCCAAAACAATCCTATTCTTGTTGGTGAACCAGGTGTCGGTAAAACTGCCGTTGTCGAAGGTTTGGCTCACAGCATCGTCGCAGGCGAAGTGCCACCTGCGATTCAAGGTGTTGAAATTCACACGCTAGACCTAGGTCTACTGCAAGCGGGTGCGAGTATTAAAGGTGAATTTGAGAACCGACTTAAAGACGTTATCAACGAAGTAAAAAGCTCTGAAACACCAATTATTGTATTCATCGATGAAGCACACACGTTAATTGGAGCAGGTGGTGCTGCGGGTCAAAATGATGCGGCAAATCTACTAAAGCCAGCGCTAGCACGTGGTGAGTTCCGTTCAATTGCCGCAACGACTTGGGCAGAGTACAAGAAGTACTTCGAAAAAGATCCAGCGTTAACACGTCGTTTCCAGGTCATTAGTGTTGAGGAACCAAATGCTGAAGACGCGAAGCAGATCCTCCGTGGCGTAGGTGAAGCATTACGTAATCACCATGGCGTATTCATTTTGGAGGATGCAATTGAGGCTGCTGTGAGCTTGTCTATTCGTTATCTTCCATCACGACAACTGCCAGACAAAGCAATTAGCTTGCTTGATACGGCTTGTGCTCGAATAGCGTTAACGCAAGGTGCGAAGCCAGAGTCGATTGAAAGTCTTGAACAAAACATCCGCTATTTGGAGAGTGAGCTCAATGCGCTTGAAGCAGAAGGTACCGTGTTCATCGAAAAAGCCGGTGACCATCAACTTCTGAAAGATAGAATTGAAAACAGTAAATCTGATCTTGAAGCGCTAAACGTTCAATGGGAAAAAGAGCGCGAACTGGTATCTGAAATTATCTCTCTGTGCGAAAAAATCGAGACGGATCGTACAGAAGACACGGTTGATTCTATTAGTCAGCAAAGCCTTAACCAGGCACTCACCAGCTTGCGAGAGATTCAAGGTGAATCTCCGCTAGTTTTCCCGGTAGTTGACGAGCAAGTGATTGCAACTGTGATTGAAAACTGGACTGGCATCCCTGCTGGCAACATGGTCAAAGAAGAAGTCGCTCAGTTACTGTCCCTTGAAGACGCTCTTCATGAGCGAGTGATTGGGCAAGATGTGGCCATCAGCGAGCTTGTAAAAAGCATCCAAATATCAAGAGCGGGCCTTACTGATAGTCGTAAGCCAGTGGGTGTGTTCTTAATGTGTGGTCCAAGTGGTGTAGGTAAAACGGAAACTGCCATGGCTCTGGCTGATGAAGTGTTCGGCGGTGGAGATAACCTCACCATTATTAATATGACCGAGTTTAAAGAAGAGCACAAAATTTCGATGCTGCTTGGCTCTCCTGCAGGGTATGTTGGCTTTGGCGAAGGTGGTGTGCTCACTGAAGCGATTCGTCGCAACCCGTATTCAGTGTTGCTACTGGATGAAATGGAAAAAGCGCATCCAGGCGTTCATGACTTGTTCTATCAAATCTTTGATAAGGGCCATATCAAAGATAGTGAAGGTCGTACGGTCGACTTTAAAAACACAATCATCATTATGACATCGAACGCGGCAGACCAAGCGATAGTAGATATCTGTGAAGATAATGAAGAACGTTTAGCAAATGAAGATTTGTTAGAACAGATCCGCCCGGCATTACAACACTACTTTAAACCCGCTTTCTTAGGACGCACAACGATTGTGCCTTACTACCCATTGAATCGTGATGAACTGAGCCAAATCGCGGCAATTAGTTTGAATCGCATCGCTAATAAACTCAAAGAGAAGTACAAGGCCGAGTTTAAGTGGGATGACACTTTCATTGATTTTGTGGTCAGTAGGAACACGGATCCGACGACAGGAGGTCGAGCCGTGGAGCAGATTATTAATCGTTCTCTAATGCCTAAACTTGCGGTTGATTGTATTCATCGTCTCAGTGAGGGGCTTGGCGTGAATCAAGTATCCGTTACAACGGATGCTGTGACAGGTGAGTTGGTTATTGATATCACCTAA
- a CDS encoding transporter substrate-binding domain-containing protein, whose amino-acid sequence MDKRALMFHFIGKAKVSARALTKFCLVPSVLLTGAFEASAVERITLATQIWTPYQTVDSNGTIGGVAVDRVKCALGRMGQPYEIRVMRWDKAQLMVETGEMHGFFAGSSNSRRAQYATASYPIVSENLAWFIAPNIYADINDETTKYSLRFGAKFNTNKWLSLKRDGYNVIRKPRDADSLLQMLWKGDLDVAYEYELVFEESMKKANLPMDYFQRVRIKKQDLMVHFSNDFLRQAPGFLEQFNASLRKCY is encoded by the coding sequence ATGGATAAGCGTGCCTTGATGTTCCATTTTATTGGAAAGGCTAAAGTCAGTGCTAGGGCACTGACCAAGTTCTGCCTCGTGCCAAGTGTCCTATTAACCGGAGCATTTGAAGCGAGCGCGGTAGAACGTATAACGCTTGCAACCCAGATCTGGACTCCCTATCAAACCGTTGACAGTAACGGCACGATAGGGGGTGTAGCTGTAGATAGAGTGAAGTGTGCGCTAGGCAGAATGGGGCAGCCTTATGAAATTCGGGTAATGCGTTGGGACAAAGCGCAGTTGATGGTTGAAACAGGCGAAATGCATGGTTTTTTTGCCGGTTCATCGAATAGTCGTCGAGCGCAATATGCGACGGCGTCTTATCCGATAGTGTCAGAAAACTTGGCATGGTTCATAGCTCCAAACATCTATGCCGACATAAATGATGAAACAACTAAGTACAGTTTACGTTTTGGTGCTAAGTTTAATACAAACAAGTGGTTATCTTTAAAGAGAGATGGCTATAACGTAATAAGAAAGCCAAGAGATGCGGATTCGCTATTACAAATGCTTTGGAAAGGCGATTTGGATGTCGCCTATGAGTATGAACTTGTGTTTGAAGAGTCGATGAAGAAAGCGAACCTACCTATGGATTACTTCCAACGGGTGAGAATTAAAAAGCAAGATTTAATGGTTCATTTTTCTAACGACTTTTTGCGTCAAGCCCCAGGCTTTTTGGAGCAGTTTAATGCTTCCTTACGCAAATGTTATTGA
- a CDS encoding FHA domain-containing protein — MDISFQLIELPENEQVMSRQITLPSEGGTIGRSYECTVQLPDLSRTLSRVHIEVRPHSEGGFQIIDRSVNGCQVNGVELGVGQSLKLNDGDNIRIGGYLMLVSDMDELFAESSTNSSSQQNTEGLFSEKRDTFDFDSVMEEPTEAIFAQDVSSSSSFKQEEVEAFSSENVVGEDIYSYDPFEDDDDLAMDLSSSDSKDNIVMITEHQNEPVADDHSVTVANGSQIQALDSSIDRLTKLVEHQQSTVTAAIDRERLFSCIEVTLDKFLDDFNPSSLEEEFDDYITGWGNKDKKYWSLYKKQFMRKQQKSEFKRQFTALLMEELREK; from the coding sequence ATGGATATTAGTTTTCAGTTGATTGAGCTACCTGAAAACGAGCAGGTAATGAGTCGCCAGATAACGCTTCCTAGTGAAGGTGGCACAATAGGCCGTTCATATGAATGCACGGTGCAATTACCTGATCTCAGTCGTACGCTATCTCGCGTGCATATAGAAGTGCGTCCGCACTCTGAGGGCGGCTTCCAGATTATTGATAGAAGCGTAAATGGATGCCAGGTGAATGGCGTTGAGCTTGGTGTTGGTCAGTCTTTAAAGTTGAATGATGGCGACAATATCCGTATTGGTGGGTATTTGATGCTGGTCAGCGATATGGACGAACTATTCGCTGAAAGTTCAACCAATAGTAGCTCTCAGCAAAATACAGAAGGCCTGTTTTCCGAAAAAAGAGATACATTCGACTTCGATAGCGTGATGGAAGAGCCGACAGAAGCGATATTTGCGCAAGATGTTTCGTCGAGTTCATCGTTTAAACAAGAAGAAGTTGAAGCGTTTTCATCTGAGAACGTGGTTGGGGAGGATATTTATTCCTACGACCCATTTGAAGATGACGATGACCTCGCGATGGACCTCTCAAGCAGTGATAGTAAAGACAATATTGTAATGATAACAGAGCATCAAAATGAGCCTGTAGCCGATGATCATTCTGTCACGGTTGCCAATGGGTCACAGATTCAAGCTCTAGATTCCAGCATCGATCGGTTAACAAAGTTAGTTGAGCATCAACAATCGACCGTCACCGCGGCAATCGATAGGGAGCGACTGTTTTCATGTATCGAAGTGACACTGGATAAGTTTTTGGATGATTTCAACCCCAGTTCTTTAGAAGAAGAATTTGACGATTACATCACTGGGTGGGGCAACAAGGACAAAAAGTATTGGTCCCTATATAAAAAACAGTTTATGAGAAAACAACAGAAAAGTGAGTTTAAAAGACAGTTTACAGCGCTATTAATGGAAGAGTTGAGGGAGAAGTAG
- the tssJ gene encoding type VI secretion system lipoprotein TssJ: MNLMRLFTSALLSIAILGCGSSAPVFQPSIAVTVNMKAADDINTFDDDIPRPLIIRLYQLKESGAFENAEFVSIYESDSSVLAGSLIDSKVMPPVIPGETRSFTLEVQQETKFIAVFAEFADYEVATSKAVVALVEEPDENPIIIRISQAKIEISQPVDSSWW, translated from the coding sequence ATGAATCTTATGCGTCTGTTTACGTCAGCGTTGTTGTCGATAGCCATTTTAGGCTGTGGTTCAAGCGCACCCGTATTTCAACCTTCAATTGCAGTAACGGTGAACATGAAGGCAGCGGATGACATTAATACGTTTGATGATGACATTCCTAGACCGCTGATTATTAGACTGTATCAACTCAAAGAAAGTGGCGCATTTGAAAATGCGGAGTTCGTTAGTATTTACGAGTCAGACAGTAGTGTACTTGCTGGTTCGTTGATTGATTCGAAAGTCATGCCACCAGTAATCCCAGGTGAGACGCGGTCTTTTACGCTAGAAGTCCAACAAGAAACAAAGTTTATCGCAGTGTTTGCAGAGTTTGCAGACTATGAAGTGGCAACATCAAAGGCAGTGGTTGCGTTGGTCGAAGAACCTGATGAAAACCCAATAATTATAAGAATCTCTCAAGCAAAAATTGAGATTTCTCAGCCTGTTGATAGTTCATGGTGGTAA
- the tssK gene encoding type VI secretion system baseplate subunit TssK, translating to MKHQRKVVWKEGMFVAPQHFQQTERYITQYIQKYVDLTSSGKSFGVSVLENESNYLKLGKFSVVRCSGVFQDGTLFDCSRELIIEIPENTMNKTVFLALPLSIEGENEYGERELLKRYVVAEHNLFDSSDAEQSGIKASLAEPNVRLLLEGEDTNGLVLIPIARVLERRDDGEVVLDKGFIPACLQYGASSLLKDRLKELLVLVQARAKNVIERIGAGEQTKSDLSLMREFLWLQTLNRWIPQLAILVEKPETNVDTLYEKLASFSSELDSFTPAMGSVEHVVLNKDNLHLAFGPLFSGLRDKLSMVQSDKVTEFEWDTNLFEKRRLLRLSIPTLAQMEGRRLVISVKSSVGAATLSSTFPSVCTLSGISLIAELVRNSQSGVTINPLPVAPSELKAQVDLAYFEIDASHEYWQQLKSKREPIALHVDSRIPDLAIKLYALG from the coding sequence TTGAAACATCAGAGAAAAGTGGTTTGGAAAGAAGGGATGTTTGTTGCACCCCAACATTTCCAACAGACAGAAAGATACATTACTCAGTACATTCAAAAGTACGTTGATCTAACGTCGAGCGGAAAAAGCTTCGGCGTTTCAGTGTTAGAAAACGAGTCTAACTACCTAAAACTAGGGAAATTTAGCGTCGTCCGTTGTAGCGGTGTGTTTCAAGATGGAACCTTGTTTGATTGCTCTCGTGAACTGATTATCGAGATTCCAGAGAACACCATGAATAAAACGGTCTTCTTAGCTCTGCCTCTTTCTATTGAAGGTGAGAACGAATACGGAGAGAGGGAACTACTGAAACGTTACGTTGTAGCGGAGCATAATCTCTTTGACTCTAGTGATGCGGAGCAAAGTGGGATTAAAGCATCACTTGCAGAACCAAACGTTCGCCTGTTACTAGAAGGTGAAGACACAAATGGCTTAGTGCTAATCCCAATCGCTCGAGTTCTTGAGCGACGTGATGACGGAGAGGTTGTACTTGATAAAGGGTTCATTCCTGCATGTCTACAATATGGAGCCTCTTCACTGCTCAAGGATAGATTGAAGGAGCTACTTGTTCTCGTTCAAGCGAGGGCAAAAAACGTCATTGAGAGAATTGGTGCTGGTGAGCAAACAAAAAGTGATTTGAGTTTAATGCGGGAATTTCTTTGGTTGCAAACCCTAAACCGATGGATACCACAACTGGCGATCTTGGTTGAAAAGCCTGAAACGAACGTAGATACACTGTACGAAAAGTTGGCGAGCTTCTCCTCTGAGCTTGATAGCTTCACGCCCGCTATGGGCAGTGTAGAGCACGTGGTCCTTAATAAAGACAACCTCCACCTTGCATTTGGTCCCTTGTTTTCGGGGTTGAGGGATAAACTGTCTATGGTTCAAAGTGACAAGGTAACCGAATTTGAATGGGATACTAACCTCTTTGAGAAACGTCGACTACTAAGACTGTCGATTCCAACCTTGGCTCAGATGGAAGGAAGGCGTTTAGTAATTTCGGTGAAGTCTTCGGTTGGTGCCGCTACGCTGAGCTCGACGTTCCCAAGCGTGTGTACTTTAAGTGGAATCAGTTTGATTGCTGAGTTGGTTAGAAATAGTCAATCCGGTGTCACTATCAATCCATTACCGGTTGCTCCATCAGAGCTAAAAGCTCAGGTCGACTTAGCCTATTTTGAGATAGACGCCTCCCATGAATACTGGCAACAACTCAAGTCGAAACGTGAGCCTATTGCACTGCACGTGGATAGTCGCATACCCGATCTAGCCATCAAGCTTTACGCATTGGGATAA
- the icmH gene encoding type IVB secretion system protein IcmH/DotU: MNDLLDEVTVPLKTHVDTDSVSSSGGVRLTSLNAIKNQARYTLAQRQTELFDNDILRVSAELLSLIISVKRLECPADMYTFRMGLKGQLTDLKYKVAKLDYPPSVADKTCFLFAVMLDEQILHSEWGEESGWENQTLVSELFGVKNGGEQFYLVAERALLQPILLKDLLELIYIMIKLGFRGRYRVEGKELLGVLVQRLEEAVFADIEQGSEPERMPIPRPIASTFKRRARPQRPVRLWRGAMLFVALLASFWGGIYYWYQITVPVKAEPFTSLPSFTDKYYSQANAQEKEYIYTSTDQDLSGSKKSYVPASSNSSTIATSGSTSSSVSARTGFRVQLATLSSKSSAQNFLSQHGEMLPNAQVERQGNFYIVSSNVATTQEAQEVLSAAKNAGIDDAFVIRAKQ, from the coding sequence ATGAACGATCTATTAGATGAAGTCACGGTCCCTTTAAAAACTCATGTTGATACTGATTCAGTGTCCTCATCCGGTGGGGTGCGCCTGACCAGTTTAAACGCTATCAAGAACCAAGCGCGTTATACATTGGCCCAGCGCCAAACTGAACTGTTTGATAACGATATACTCCGTGTCAGCGCGGAGCTGTTATCGCTCATCATTTCGGTGAAGCGACTTGAATGTCCTGCGGATATGTATACTTTCCGTATGGGGTTAAAAGGGCAATTAACGGATCTAAAATACAAGGTAGCTAAACTCGACTATCCCCCCTCTGTCGCGGATAAAACCTGCTTCTTGTTCGCCGTTATGTTGGATGAACAAATTTTGCACTCCGAATGGGGAGAAGAGTCTGGGTGGGAGAATCAGACATTAGTCAGTGAACTATTCGGTGTTAAAAACGGTGGTGAACAATTTTATCTTGTTGCGGAAAGAGCACTCTTACAGCCCATCCTGCTTAAAGACCTTTTAGAACTCATCTATATCATGATTAAGCTTGGGTTCCGCGGCCGCTATCGAGTTGAAGGAAAAGAGTTGCTCGGTGTTTTAGTTCAGCGATTAGAAGAGGCGGTGTTTGCAGACATTGAACAAGGCTCAGAGCCAGAGAGGATGCCGATACCTAGACCGATAGCCTCTACTTTTAAACGCAGGGCTCGACCACAACGCCCGGTAAGGCTTTGGCGAGGTGCCATGCTATTTGTTGCCTTGCTAGCGTCGTTTTGGGGCGGCATATACTATTGGTATCAAATTACGGTTCCCGTCAAAGCAGAGCCATTTACCTCATTACCTAGCTTTACCGACAAATACTATAGTCAAGCCAACGCTCAAGAGAAAGAGTACATCTACACGAGCACCGATCAAGATCTCAGCGGTTCCAAAAAATCGTATGTGCCGGCTTCTAGTAATTCGTCGACCATAGCGACTTCAGGCTCAACGTCTTCGAGTGTGTCAGCTCGTACCGGTTTTCGAGTACAACTTGCGACATTGTCCTCAAAATCTTCGGCACAAAATTTTCTGTCTCAACATGGTGAAATGCTACCGAATGCTCAGGTAGAGCGCCAAGGCAATTTTTATATCGTTTCCAGCAATGTAGCGACGACACAAGAAGCACAAGAAGTGCTAAGTGCTGCGAAGAATGCAGGGATAGATGACGCTTTCGTCATCAGAGCGAAGCAGTAG
- the tssM gene encoding type VI secretion system membrane subunit TssM, with translation MMKKNKAIVLASLIALVITSLLMLVFWVLGWFGTEPAWVIVLQTLGALVVLIGSGFGSYRLFRRKKINEDEKKLEQWRVDEIKRTFNLVWRKHSKLNANPYSIPWYVQLTEDPSHDQSLLQQMGFELIDPVDELPTDLVAVRFWASDAAIIVTVDLMMNKESSSKSVQILLDLVQKKRARQAFNGVLCSVNLGSLINSTEISASETSQKYRSMLEDLNKQTGLILPVYCAFTDMAQVRDLCELFSPLDETERDQPFGALRDLNESRHYDKEWFDDSYEALVKGIASTISSSLKQQLNADYRDSSVSGLFQLSALRYDIEDFLSLTFNQHQFDDVELFFRGYFFVNTGGDSKTLDVVSAMHASELGFESISTVNTTSKTLSLFAKGLFPSCVLKESTLVGVNRKREFTYRTTRLAATVGLVVLFGGFLALIRASYVYQQNLDGQAQAMLAQYKDNLRVNEIQPDDLASPVFSLYELREIDQLYKQDNHPWYVLSWLPSSSIAEYVNSAYYGELTSELLTLMRDYIMKDMFVYNSLDDKVKTLELLNLQQILYNPDRHSSEPLVNYYIGALNEEGSGYANLIERFTLLAQDALSTKAVPPPYDEQLLELVRGTLSSNDVSELLYQHIMQHKDFSRRVDLRNQLNPTFDQVYSFKQDFSGYLIPYAFTRDGFEELSNETGFQLASEAIKAYEGVMGRISGDAEMNRINRQLRERYIKDYISHWTAFTGSVSLTTVDSWGGSEQQLALVTDANFSPLLQFYQVIDENTNLLKTFETTEKEQPADKDASAKEEESPLTPANGAAMERVAESITYPFRHIHSVIAANKTGKSPFDVAMGDLQALRDWIAKSKEIQFKGHYFLEQLENADASNPIAKLNSSADNYNVPILPELMQQQATLVNGLALDSIREVINQDWAKVTDFYQTRLASHYPFNTTSTTDAALSDVEFFFKPNGEFDQFATKYANQLDITINKELFINGFVPHQYLSLSWQYQPFKESVSRIQDQLFTGDKLGFKFSVRAEKMSPVLTRFALITNSKLFEYQNGPKLWRTQAWPIPTNQVQDISILIEDTSGVIKRDKQSGAWSWFKVADAMQGASQVGSSELIWRYQVGDNEVNLLVKSDGVGQPFDSGFFKQLTLPQWL, from the coding sequence ATGATGAAAAAAAATAAAGCGATAGTATTAGCAAGCTTGATAGCACTCGTTATAACGTCATTATTGATGCTGGTTTTTTGGGTATTAGGTTGGTTCGGAACTGAGCCTGCTTGGGTTATTGTACTTCAGACACTCGGTGCGCTCGTTGTACTTATTGGTTCAGGTTTCGGTAGTTACCGTCTATTTCGAAGAAAGAAAATCAATGAAGACGAGAAAAAACTTGAGCAATGGCGAGTGGATGAAATCAAACGTACCTTTAATTTGGTTTGGAGAAAACACTCAAAGCTCAACGCAAATCCGTACTCAATTCCTTGGTATGTTCAACTTACCGAAGACCCAAGTCATGATCAGTCCTTGCTGCAACAGATGGGATTTGAACTGATTGACCCTGTTGATGAGTTACCTACAGATCTCGTCGCTGTCAGGTTTTGGGCTTCTGACGCGGCAATTATCGTCACGGTCGATCTAATGATGAACAAAGAGAGTTCATCTAAAAGTGTTCAGATACTGCTCGATTTGGTGCAAAAGAAGCGAGCGAGACAGGCTTTCAATGGTGTGTTGTGTTCGGTGAATTTGGGTAGCTTGATAAATAGCACAGAAATTTCAGCGAGTGAGACCAGTCAAAAGTATCGTTCTATGTTGGAAGATTTAAACAAGCAGACTGGGCTTATTTTACCTGTCTATTGTGCCTTTACTGACATGGCTCAAGTGCGTGATTTGTGTGAGCTTTTTTCACCGTTGGATGAGACAGAGAGGGATCAACCTTTCGGTGCACTGCGTGATTTGAATGAAAGCCGCCATTACGACAAGGAATGGTTTGATGACTCTTATGAAGCCTTGGTCAAAGGAATTGCGAGCACAATCAGCTCATCGCTCAAGCAACAACTCAATGCTGATTATCGTGACTCTTCAGTCTCAGGTTTGTTTCAGCTATCCGCACTTCGATATGACATTGAAGACTTTTTGTCACTAACCTTTAATCAGCACCAGTTTGATGACGTGGAGTTGTTTTTTAGAGGTTACTTCTTCGTCAATACTGGTGGTGATAGTAAGACACTGGACGTCGTTTCTGCGATGCATGCGTCCGAGCTCGGTTTTGAGTCAATCTCCACGGTAAACACTACGAGTAAAACACTCAGCTTGTTCGCTAAGGGGTTATTCCCAAGCTGTGTTCTAAAAGAGTCAACATTGGTCGGCGTTAACAGAAAACGAGAGTTTACCTATCGGACGACGCGTTTAGCAGCGACTGTTGGGCTAGTTGTATTATTTGGCGGTTTCTTAGCACTTATAAGAGCCAGTTATGTTTATCAGCAAAACCTCGATGGTCAAGCCCAGGCTATGCTCGCACAGTATAAAGATAACCTAAGGGTTAATGAAATACAGCCGGATGATCTCGCATCACCGGTATTTAGCCTGTATGAACTTCGAGAAATCGATCAGCTATATAAACAGGATAACCACCCTTGGTACGTCTTAAGTTGGTTGCCAAGTTCAAGCATCGCTGAGTATGTGAACAGTGCTTACTACGGTGAACTAACATCGGAACTATTGACCTTGATGCGTGACTACATCATGAAAGATATGTTTGTGTACAATTCACTCGATGACAAAGTAAAGACGCTCGAACTGCTCAACCTTCAGCAGATTTTGTACAACCCTGATCGTCACTCATCTGAGCCATTGGTAAATTATTACATTGGAGCGCTTAACGAAGAGGGAAGCGGCTACGCTAATTTGATAGAGCGCTTTACCTTGCTCGCGCAAGATGCCTTAAGCACAAAGGCGGTTCCTCCTCCTTATGATGAACAATTGCTTGAACTCGTACGTGGCACTTTATCGTCTAATGATGTCAGTGAATTACTTTACCAGCACATCATGCAACATAAAGATTTCTCTCGTCGTGTTGATCTGCGAAACCAACTTAATCCAACCTTTGATCAAGTCTATAGCTTCAAGCAAGACTTTAGTGGCTACTTGATTCCGTATGCGTTTACTCGCGATGGATTTGAAGAGCTCAGTAACGAAACGGGTTTTCAACTCGCCTCTGAAGCCATCAAAGCTTACGAAGGGGTAATGGGGCGAATCAGTGGCGATGCGGAAATGAACCGGATTAACCGTCAATTACGCGAACGTTACATCAAAGACTACATAAGCCATTGGACTGCGTTTACGGGCAGCGTAAGTTTGACGACCGTAGACAGTTGGGGTGGGAGCGAACAACAGTTGGCATTGGTCACAGATGCTAATTTCTCTCCTTTGCTGCAGTTTTATCAGGTGATTGATGAAAATACCAACCTTCTCAAAACCTTTGAAACAACAGAGAAAGAACAACCTGCAGATAAAGATGCAAGCGCTAAGGAAGAGGAATCGCCGCTAACGCCAGCAAATGGTGCCGCGATGGAGCGTGTTGCTGAGTCGATTACCTATCCATTTAGGCACATTCATAGTGTTATTGCGGCAAATAAAACGGGTAAGAGTCCATTTGACGTAGCAATGGGAGACTTACAAGCACTGCGTGATTGGATTGCCAAGTCCAAAGAGATTCAGTTTAAGGGACATTATTTTCTTGAACAGCTTGAAAATGCGGATGCGAGTAATCCAATCGCTAAACTCAACTCATCGGCGGACAACTACAATGTGCCGATTCTGCCAGAGCTAATGCAACAACAAGCAACGTTAGTTAATGGACTGGCTTTGGATTCCATACGTGAGGTTATCAATCAGGATTGGGCTAAGGTTACTGATTTTTATCAAACTCGACTGGCAAGCCACTATCCATTTAATACGACCTCGACGACGGATGCTGCGTTGTCTGATGTTGAGTTCTTCTTTAAGCCAAACGGTGAGTTTGATCAGTTTGCGACTAAATATGCCAATCAGTTGGATATTACTATAAATAAAGAGTTGTTTATTAATGGCTTCGTACCACATCAATATTTGTCGCTCTCCTGGCAATATCAACCGTTCAAAGAGTCTGTATCTCGAATTCAAGATCAGCTGTTTACTGGGGATAAGTTAGGCTTTAAGTTCTCAGTAAGAGCGGAAAAGATGTCACCAGTATTGACGCGTTTTGCGTTGATCACCAATTCGAAACTGTTTGAATACCAAAATGGTCCTAAACTTTGGCGTACTCAAGCATGGCCAATTCCCACCAACCAAGTTCAAGATATTTCTATTCTTATCGAGGACACGAGTGGTGTAATAAAGCGTGATAAACAGTCGGGAGCTTGGAGCTGGTTTAAGGTCGCAGATGCAATGCAAGGGGCATCACAAGTAGGTAGCAGTGAACTGATTTGGCGTTACCAAGTAGGGGACAACGAGGTGAACTTACTGGTCAAGTCGGATGGCGTTGGGCAGCCGTTTGATTCTGGTTTCTTCAAACAACTGACACTACCTCAATGGCTGTAG